Proteins encoded together in one Oceanobacillus iheyensis HTE831 window:
- the hemW gene encoding radical SAM family heme chaperone HemW — protein MDSIKAVYIHIPFCKQICHYCNFVKYFYMENKADDYIEALIHEIDCTVIGYNVHVDTIYMGGGTPTALNIQQLKKLFNFLGRKFNLESCKEFTIEINPGDIDHEKAQLLSSYGVNRVSFGVQVMDDDMLRKIGRMHCVKDVYETVDLLTKNDFRNISLDLIYALPNQTVEHFEKTLHDALQFGLPHYSTYALQIEPKTVFFHKQNKGQLQRPPEDAEVEMYRILQHEMKKRGIRQYEISNFAKPGYESKHNLTYWNNDYYYGFGAGAHGYIPGKRTSNSKPLGTYMRAAKEEGSAIDEIEEITKKDQIEEELFLQLRKTSGIDKKMFEQKYGVSLEQLYEKELQDLLEQGLLRLIDGNYRLTDRGMLLGDQVFSKFLMLQSAGDKIIQLES, from the coding sequence TTGGATTCAATAAAAGCAGTATATATACACATTCCATTTTGTAAACAAATATGTCATTACTGCAATTTTGTTAAATATTTTTATATGGAAAACAAAGCTGACGATTATATTGAAGCGCTAATCCATGAGATAGATTGCACTGTAATTGGATATAATGTTCATGTGGATACCATTTATATGGGTGGAGGTACACCTACCGCTTTAAATATACAACAACTCAAAAAACTATTTAATTTTTTAGGTAGAAAATTTAATTTAGAATCTTGTAAAGAGTTTACGATTGAAATAAATCCCGGTGACATCGATCATGAAAAAGCTCAGCTACTTTCTTCGTATGGGGTTAACAGAGTTTCATTTGGTGTACAAGTAATGGACGATGACATGCTACGAAAAATTGGAAGAATGCATTGTGTAAAAGACGTCTATGAAACAGTAGACTTATTAACCAAAAATGATTTTCGAAATATTAGTCTCGATTTAATCTATGCATTACCAAACCAAACAGTAGAACACTTTGAAAAAACATTACACGATGCGCTTCAATTTGGATTACCACATTATTCAACCTATGCATTGCAAATTGAACCGAAGACAGTGTTTTTCCATAAGCAGAATAAAGGTCAGCTACAGCGCCCTCCAGAAGATGCAGAAGTGGAAATGTATCGGATATTACAACACGAGATGAAAAAACGTGGCATAAGGCAGTATGAAATAAGTAATTTTGCAAAACCAGGATATGAAAGTAAACATAATCTTACTTATTGGAATAATGATTATTATTACGGTTTTGGTGCAGGTGCGCATGGATACATTCCAGGTAAGCGTACTTCCAATAGTAAGCCACTTGGTACATATATGCGTGCTGCTAAAGAAGAAGGAAGTGCAATTGACGAAATCGAAGAAATCACTAAAAAAGATCAAATTGAAGAAGAGCTATTTTTGCAACTACGTAAAACATCTGGAATTGATAAGAAGATGTTTGAGCAAAAATACGGGGTATCTCTTGAGCAATTGTATGAAAAAGAATTACAGGATTTATTAGAACAAGGTTTACTAAGATTGATAGATGGGAATTACCGTTTAACGGATAGAGGAATGCTATTGGGGGATCAAGTATTTTCCAAATTCTTAATGCTACAATCTGCTGGTGATAAAATTATTCAATTGGAAAGCTAA
- the lepA gene encoding translation elongation factor 4 translates to MANKKRNVRNFSIIAHIDHGKSTLADRILENTKTVTKREMKDQLLDGMDLERERGITIKLNAVQLAYTSNKGEDFIFHLIDTPGHVDFTYEVSRSLAACEGAILVVDAAQGIEAQTLANVYLAMENDLEIIPVINKIDLPSADTEKVKKELEDVLGIDGDDVILASAKANIGIEEILERITEVVPEPAGDGEAPLKALIFDSLYDSYRGVIAYVCVKEGSIKVGDKIQMMATGKEFEVNEVGVFTPKTVVKKELHVGDVGYLTASIKNVGDSRVGDTITHANRKANEALPGYRRLNPMVFCGMYPVDTNDYNDLREALERLELNDSSLQYEPETSQALGFGYRCGFLGLLHMEIIQERIEREFGINLITTAPSVIFEVEKTDGEVLNIDNPSEMPDPQVVEQIREPYVEATIMVPNEYVGPVMEISQKKRGNFIDMQYLDDIRVNVVYHIPLSEIVFDFFDQLKSNTKGYASFDYELIGYQQSNLVKMDILLNGDTIDALSFVVHRDFAYERGKQIVEKLKELIPRQQFEVPVQAAIGNKIVARSNIKAVRKDVTAKLYGGDITRKRKLLEKQKEGKKRMKMVGSVEVPQEAFMAVLKMDDN, encoded by the coding sequence ATGGCGAACAAAAAAAGAAACGTCAGGAATTTTTCGATTATCGCTCATATAGATCATGGGAAGTCTACTTTAGCTGATCGAATACTTGAAAATACAAAAACAGTAACAAAACGTGAAATGAAAGATCAACTATTAGACGGAATGGATTTAGAACGCGAACGTGGAATTACAATTAAATTAAACGCAGTTCAACTAGCTTATACAAGTAATAAGGGTGAAGATTTCATTTTTCATTTAATAGATACACCAGGACATGTCGACTTTACATATGAAGTCTCACGAAGTTTAGCTGCTTGTGAAGGAGCGATTTTAGTAGTTGATGCTGCTCAAGGAATCGAAGCTCAGACATTAGCCAATGTGTATTTAGCGATGGAAAATGATCTTGAGATTATTCCTGTTATTAATAAAATTGATTTGCCTAGTGCAGATACTGAAAAAGTCAAAAAAGAACTAGAAGATGTACTAGGAATTGATGGTGACGATGTAATATTAGCTTCTGCAAAAGCAAATATTGGTATTGAAGAAATTTTAGAGCGTATTACAGAGGTTGTACCAGAACCAGCTGGTGATGGTGAAGCACCGTTAAAAGCTTTAATTTTTGATTCTTTATATGATTCGTATCGTGGTGTTATCGCTTATGTGTGTGTGAAAGAAGGTTCTATAAAAGTTGGCGATAAGATTCAAATGATGGCGACTGGTAAAGAATTTGAAGTTAATGAAGTTGGAGTATTCACTCCTAAAACGGTGGTGAAAAAAGAATTACACGTAGGAGATGTTGGTTATTTAACAGCTTCTATAAAGAATGTAGGAGATTCTCGTGTCGGGGATACGATCACTCATGCAAATCGAAAAGCAAATGAAGCTTTACCGGGTTATCGAAGATTAAATCCTATGGTGTTTTGTGGTATGTATCCAGTCGATACCAATGATTATAATGACTTAAGAGAAGCTTTAGAACGACTTGAATTAAATGATTCGTCATTACAGTATGAGCCAGAAACTTCACAGGCATTAGGTTTTGGATATCGCTGTGGTTTCTTAGGTCTTTTGCATATGGAAATCATTCAAGAACGAATAGAGCGTGAATTCGGTATCAATTTAATTACAACAGCTCCAAGTGTTATATTTGAGGTTGAAAAAACAGATGGAGAAGTATTAAATATCGATAATCCATCAGAAATGCCTGATCCTCAAGTTGTAGAACAAATACGTGAACCTTATGTTGAAGCGACTATAATGGTTCCAAATGAGTATGTTGGTCCAGTTATGGAGATTTCACAGAAAAAACGTGGTAATTTTATTGATATGCAATACTTGGATGACATTCGAGTAAATGTCGTTTACCATATACCATTATCTGAAATAGTATTTGATTTCTTTGATCAACTAAAATCTAATACAAAAGGATATGCGTCATTTGACTATGAATTAATTGGCTATCAACAATCGAACTTAGTTAAGATGGATATTTTATTAAATGGAGATACAATAGATGCATTATCTTTTGTTGTCCATCGTGATTTTGCATATGAGCGCGGAAAACAAATTGTAGAGAAATTAAAGGAGTTAATCCCAAGACAACAATTTGAAGTACCAGTACAAGCTGCGATAGGCAATAAAATAGTAGCACGATCAAATATTAAAGCGGTGCGTAAAGACGTTACTGCTAAACTCTATGGTGGAGACATAACTCGTAAGCGTAAATTATTAGAAAAACAAAAAGAAGGAAAGAAACGCATGAAAATGGTTGGTTCCGTAGAAGTACCACAAGAGGCATTTATGGCAGTACTGAAGATGGATGATAACTAA
- a CDS encoding stage II sporulation protein P, with amino-acid sequence MKKNIKPFIQVFSRRSGLYLASVLVLFLMISILTTVQPAYRFSSTILSDWTRNIDELVFYNMLGMENRAYKSSFPDDEELPKLSSIFFQLTTNLQPSDPRSLLGNELPGFSIYDSQILMASGDNHFTSFPIESNPPLEEVLKDREAVVEDDVDEELPPEEDIEQTTGDRDVVFLYTTHNRESFLPHLPGVEDPNSAMHAEINISKVSERLGQSLERKGIGTYVDNTDFGQQLNEQGKKYHQSYEVSREAVETAFSGNKDIQYVFDLHRDALRRDKTTIEIEGESYAKLIFVVGTAHENYEENMKTATELNALIEEKYPGLSRGIYPKDGSNGNGVYNQDVSGNALLVEFGGVDNTMEELYRSADALAEVFSEYYWDAEEVSNP; translated from the coding sequence ATGAAAAAAAACATCAAGCCCTTTATACAAGTCTTTTCAAGGAGAAGTGGACTATACCTAGCAAGCGTACTTGTATTATTTTTAATGATTAGTATCTTAACTACAGTTCAACCGGCTTATCGTTTTTCTTCAACAATATTGTCTGATTGGACAAGAAATATAGATGAATTGGTTTTTTATAATATGTTAGGTATGGAAAATCGAGCATACAAGAGTTCCTTCCCCGATGATGAAGAATTGCCAAAGTTATCATCTATATTTTTTCAGCTGACAACTAATTTACAACCAAGTGATCCAAGGAGTCTATTAGGGAATGAATTACCTGGTTTTTCCATATATGATAGTCAAATTCTAATGGCAAGCGGTGATAATCATTTTACAAGTTTTCCTATTGAATCTAATCCTCCTTTGGAAGAAGTGTTGAAGGATAGAGAAGCTGTTGTAGAAGATGACGTTGATGAAGAGCTTCCTCCAGAAGAAGATATAGAGCAAACTACTGGTGATCGAGATGTTGTGTTTCTCTATACAACACATAATCGAGAATCGTTTTTACCACATTTGCCAGGTGTGGAAGATCCTAACTCTGCGATGCATGCCGAGATTAATATTTCTAAAGTCAGTGAACGACTAGGACAATCTTTAGAACGAAAAGGTATTGGTACTTATGTCGATAATACAGATTTTGGTCAACAACTAAATGAACAAGGGAAAAAATATCACCAGTCCTATGAAGTATCTCGAGAAGCAGTAGAAACAGCATTTTCTGGAAATAAAGATATTCAGTATGTATTTGACTTACATCGTGATGCGTTACGTAGGGATAAAACAACTATAGAAATTGAAGGCGAAAGCTATGCCAAACTGATTTTTGTAGTTGGAACAGCACATGAAAATTACGAAGAAAATATGAAAACTGCTACAGAGTTAAATGCACTTATTGAAGAAAAATATCCTGGATTAAGTAGAGGTATTTATCCAAAAGATGGATCAAATGGAAATGGTGTATATAATCAAGATGTTTCTGGTAATGCACTATTAGTTGAATTTGGGGGAGTAGACAACACGATGGAAGAACTTTATCGATCCGCTGATGCGTTAGCTGAAGTATTTAGTGAATATTATTGGGATGCAGAAGAAGTTTCCAATCCTTAG
- the gpr gene encoding GPR endopeptidase — MEEQQIPFQVRTDLAIEAKDMYTESKPEETNDKEIKGVTFKERSVKDIKVSYVDIDEEGEKLLGKKPGSYVTIYADGVKKQDTDRQGQAAQVLAKELEDLMRKNNVTKESTCLVVGLGNWNVTPDALGPMTVEKVLVTSHLFRLQYETVAQGYRDVAAVTPGVMGVTGIETSDIIFGIVEKYKPDLVIAVDALASRSINRVNETIQLSDTGIHPGSGVGNKRKEISKKTLGIPVIAIGVPTVVDAVTITSDTIDYVLKHFGREWKEKDDPSKSLTPAGMSFGNRKLTDEDLPNMEKRKTVLGIVGELSDEEKRKLITEVLTPLGHNLMVTPKEVDGFMIDMAEVLANGINAALHEKVDVDNFANYSR, encoded by the coding sequence ATGGAAGAACAACAAATCCCTTTCCAGGTTCGTACTGACTTAGCAATTGAAGCGAAGGATATGTACACAGAATCAAAACCTGAAGAAACAAATGATAAAGAGATAAAAGGAGTAACATTTAAAGAAAGATCGGTTAAAGATATTAAGGTATCCTATGTAGATATTGATGAAGAGGGAGAAAAACTGCTTGGAAAAAAACCAGGTTCCTATGTAACCATATATGCTGATGGAGTAAAAAAACAAGATACGGATCGTCAAGGACAAGCAGCCCAGGTACTAGCAAAAGAACTAGAAGACCTAATGAGAAAAAATAACGTTACTAAAGAAAGTACTTGTTTAGTTGTTGGGTTAGGAAATTGGAATGTTACCCCGGATGCTTTAGGGCCAATGACTGTAGAGAAAGTATTAGTAACCAGTCATCTGTTTCGATTACAATACGAGACTGTAGCGCAAGGCTACCGTGATGTTGCTGCTGTTACTCCGGGGGTTATGGGAGTAACCGGTATAGAAACAAGTGACATTATATTTGGGATCGTTGAAAAATATAAACCTGATCTTGTAATAGCTGTTGATGCATTAGCTTCTCGCTCTATTAATCGGGTAAATGAAACGATTCAACTTTCCGATACGGGCATTCATCCTGGTTCTGGAGTTGGGAATAAACGAAAAGAAATCAGCAAAAAAACATTAGGTATTCCCGTAATCGCTATTGGCGTACCTACTGTTGTTGACGCAGTTACGATAACAAGCGATACGATTGACTATGTTTTAAAACATTTTGGTAGAGAATGGAAAGAAAAAGATGACCCATCTAAATCTTTAACTCCTGCAGGAATGTCGTTTGGAAATAGAAAATTAACAGATGAAGATTTGCCGAATATGGAAAAAAGAAAGACGGTTTTAGGAATTGTAGGAGAGCTATCAGATGAAGAAAAACGAAAACTTATCACAGAGGTTCTTACGCCGTTGGGGCATAATTTAATGGTAACTCCAAAAGAAGTAGATGGATTTATGATCGACATGGCAGAGGTTCTAGCTAATGGTATAAATGCTGCATTACATGAAAAGGTTGATGTTGACAACTTTGCAAACTATTCTCGTTAG
- the rpsT gene encoding 30S ribosomal protein S20, whose amino-acid sequence MANIKSAIKRVEVNEKKRVSNSKQLSAMRTEVKRVEKAVEANDTDNAKSLFQSASKHIDKAAQKGIIHQNAANRQKSRLANKINAL is encoded by the coding sequence ATGGCAAATATTAAATCTGCAATTAAACGTGTAGAAGTTAACGAGAAAAAACGTGTTTCTAATAGCAAACAACTTTCTGCAATGCGTACAGAAGTTAAGCGTGTAGAAAAAGCAGTAGAAGCAAACGATACAGATAATGCGAAGTCTCTTTTCCAATCTGCATCAAAACACATTGATAAAGCAGCTCAAAAAGGTATCATCCACCAAAACGCTGCTAACCGTCAAAAATCTCGTTTAGCTAACAAAATAAACGCATTATAA
- the holA gene encoding DNA polymerase III subunit delta: MSITNIVNDIKKSVQPVYLAFGTESYFLEELKQALIKQVLNGDTSNLSLYDLNEMPIQEVLTDAETFPFFEEKKLIIATNASFLKARPDKLSFEHNTSYLEEYVQNPPDYTVLLIIAPYEKLDERKKITKQLKNNSQLVDCQEIREQDARKWLESIISKNNITMDAKAKDMLEAEVTTNIQLLQSEIEKMALYVGEGGHVSEEDAQRLISHTPTSTSLAMVDAVMHGEIQRAMRIYKDLEKMNEDPIAMIGLLSYQFRMILRVKLMKQKGYTQFQMQKQIGAHPYVIKIAMSREKNISQDKLEQIIQRLAETDSVMKQGKMEKSLAFELLLMELIVA, from the coding sequence AACAGGCTCTGATTAAACAAGTATTAAATGGTGATACAAGTAATTTATCGTTATACGATTTAAATGAAATGCCGATTCAAGAAGTTCTTACAGATGCAGAGACATTCCCTTTTTTTGAAGAAAAAAAACTGATTATAGCTACCAATGCATCATTTTTAAAAGCAAGACCGGACAAGCTTTCTTTTGAACATAATACTTCTTATTTAGAAGAGTATGTTCAAAATCCTCCAGATTATACAGTTTTATTAATTATTGCTCCTTACGAAAAATTAGATGAACGCAAAAAGATAACAAAACAACTTAAAAATAATTCTCAACTTGTGGACTGCCAGGAAATTAGAGAACAGGATGCAAGAAAATGGCTAGAATCAATCATATCAAAAAACAATATAACAATGGATGCAAAAGCTAAAGATATGCTAGAAGCAGAAGTTACGACTAATATTCAGCTATTACAGAGTGAAATAGAGAAAATGGCGTTATACGTTGGAGAGGGTGGACATGTCAGTGAGGAAGATGCTCAACGATTGATTTCTCACACTCCAACAAGCACCTCATTAGCAATGGTAGATGCAGTTATGCATGGAGAAATTCAGCGAGCAATGAGAATTTATAAAGATTTAGAAAAGATGAATGAAGATCCTATTGCAATGATCGGATTATTATCTTATCAGTTCAGAATGATCCTTCGGGTAAAATTAATGAAGCAAAAGGGATATACACAGTTCCAAATGCAAAAACAAATTGGTGCTCATCCATATGTTATTAAAATTGCAATGTCAAGAGAAAAAAATATTTCACAGGATAAATTAGAACAGATAATCCAGCGACTAGCTGAAACGGATAGTGTAATGAAACAAGGAAAGATGGAAAAAAGTTTAGCGTTTGAACTATTACTTATGGAATTAATAGTTGCATAA